Proteins encoded in a region of the Natator depressus isolate rNatDep1 chromosome 25, rNatDep2.hap1, whole genome shotgun sequence genome:
- the HNRNPM gene encoding heterogeneous nuclear ribonucleoprotein M isoform X2, with protein MEESMKKAAEVLNKHSLSGRPLKVKEDPDGEHARRAMQKAMAAAGGMGIGPGPGGPGMINIPPSILNNPNIPNEIIHALQAGRLGSTVFVANLDYKVGWKKLKEVFSMAGVVVRADILEDKDGKSRGIGTVTFEQSIEAVQAISMFNGQLLFDRPMHVKMDERAFPKGDFFPPERPQQLPHGLGGIGMGLGPGGQPIDANHLNKGMGMPNMGPGGMEGPFGGMDNLGRFPSGMNMGRMSEMDRAMGGGFDRDFGRNEMGMSRSFGDTLDRGIGGSASIPGIERMAPGIDRLGAGIERIPSGMGHGMERVGSEIDRMGLVLDRMGSNVDRMAPGIDRMAPLGIDHIASSIDRMGPTIERMGSGIERMGSGIGFGIDRMGTAIDRVSTTMDRMGSGVDRMGSGMDRMGLSMDRMVPAGMGTGMGQVIDRMPTGLDRMGATSMERMGLDRMGATSMERMGLDRMGATSMERMGPAMGQGMGAGIDRMGLAMGSSFERTMDMDRGNFAGSFAGTLGGTGGPAAGVARKACQIFVRNLPFDFTWKMLKDKFNECGHVLYADIKMENGKSKGCGVVRFESPEVAERACRMMNGIQLRGREIDVRIDRNA; from the exons ATGGAAGAAAGCATGAAGAAGGCTGCCGAGGTTCTGAACAAGCATAGTCTCAGTGGAAGACCTCTGAAAGTGAAAGAA GATCCAGATGGCGAGCATGCCAGAAGAGCAATGCAGAAGGCCATGGCAGCAGCTGGTGGCATGGGTATTGGCCCAGGACCAGGTGGCCCTGGAATGATCAATATACCACCCAGCATCCTCAATAATCCCAACATACCCAATGAGATTATCCATGCTTTACAGGCTGGGAGACTTGGAAGTACAGTATTTGTTGCAAAT TTGGATTACAAGGTTGGCTGGAAGAAACTGAAGGAAGTGTTCAGCATGGCTGGCGTGGTTGTTCGAGCTGACATACTAGAAGACAAAGATGGCAAAAGTCGTGGGATTGGCACTGTTACTTTTGAACAATCTATTGAAGCTGTTCAGGCTATAT CAATGTTCAACGGGCAGCTGCTTTTTGACAGACCAATGCATGTAAAAATG GATGAGCGAGCCTTTCCAAAGGGAGACTTCTTCCCTCCAGAACGACCCCAGCAGCTTCCTC ATGGGCTTGGTGGTATTGGCATGGGACTAGGACCAGGAGGTCAGCCTATTGATGCAAATCATTTAAACAAAGGCATGGGAATGCCCAACATGGGACCTGGAG GGATGGAAGGTCCTTTTGGTGGCATGGACAACCTGGGTCGCTTTCCATCTGGAATGAATATGGGCAGAATGAGTG AGATGGATCGTGCAATGGGTGGAGGATTTGACAGAGACTTTGGAAGAAATGAGATGGGAATGTCTCGTAGTTTTGGAGACACCCTGGACAGGGGAATAG GTGGAAGTGCCAGCATTCCTGGAATTGAGAGGATGGCACCTGGCATCGATCGTCTGGGTGCGGGAATAGAAAGAATACCTTCTGGGATGGGACATGGGATGGAGAGAGTAGGGTCTGAAATAGATAGAATGGGTCTTGTTTTGGATCGCATGGGTTCTAACGTAGATCGAATGGCCCCAGGAATTGATCGAATGGCCCCTCTGGGCATAGACCACATAGCTTCTAGCATTGACAGAATGGGCCCAACCATTGAGCGAATGGGTTCTGGTATAGAAAGAATGGGTTCTGGAATAGGTTTTGGTATTGATAGAATGGGTACTGCTATTGATCGTGTTAGTACAACTATGGACAGAATGGGATCAGGAGTAGATCGCATGGGTTCTGGCATGGATCGGATGGGTCTAAGTATGGATCGTATGGTACCTGCTGGAATGGGAACCGGAATGGGGCAAGTTATAGATAGAATGCCAACTGGACTAGATCGCATGGGAGCCACTAGTATGGAGAGAATGGGATTGGATCGCATGGGAGCCACTAGTATGGAGAGAATGGGATTGGATCGCATGGGTGCCACTAGTATGGAGAGAATGGGGCCTGCCATGGgccagggaatgggggcaggTATAGATCGGATGGGACTTGCAATGGGAAGCAGTTTTGAAAGAACAATGGACATGGATCGTGGAAACTTCGCAGGCAGTTTTGCAGGCACTCTTGGAGGAACCGGAGGACCTGCAGCTGGGGTGGCCAGAAAAGCCTGCCAGATATTTGTGAGAAAT CTTCCTTTTGATTTCACATGGAAAATGCTGAAGGACAAATTTAATGAGTGTG
- the HNRNPM gene encoding heterogeneous nuclear ribonucleoprotein M isoform X1: MEESMKKAAEVLNKHSLSGRPLKVKEDPDGEHARRAMQKAMAAAGGMGIGPGPGGPGMINIPPSILNNPNIPNEIIHALQAGRLGSTVFVANLDYKVGWKKLKEVFSMAGVVVRADILEDKDGKSRGIGTVTFEQSIEAVQAISMFNGQLLFDRPMHVKMDERAFPKGDFFPPERPQQLPHGLGGIGMGLGPGGQPIDANHLNKGMGMPNMGPGGMGMEGIGFGMNKMGGMEGPFGGMDNLGRFPSGMNMGRMSEMDRAMGGGFDRDFGRNEMGMSRSFGDTLDRGIGGSASIPGIERMAPGIDRLGAGIERIPSGMGHGMERVGSEIDRMGLVLDRMGSNVDRMAPGIDRMAPLGIDHIASSIDRMGPTIERMGSGIERMGSGIGFGIDRMGTAIDRVSTTMDRMGSGVDRMGSGMDRMGLSMDRMVPAGMGTGMGQVIDRMPTGLDRMGATSMERMGLDRMGATSMERMGLDRMGATSMERMGPAMGQGMGAGIDRMGLAMGSSFERTMDMDRGNFAGSFAGTLGGTGGPAAGVARKACQIFVRNLPFDFTWKMLKDKFNECGHVLYADIKMENGKSKGCGVVRFESPEVAERACRMMNGIQLRGREIDVRIDRNA; this comes from the exons ATGGAAGAAAGCATGAAGAAGGCTGCCGAGGTTCTGAACAAGCATAGTCTCAGTGGAAGACCTCTGAAAGTGAAAGAA GATCCAGATGGCGAGCATGCCAGAAGAGCAATGCAGAAGGCCATGGCAGCAGCTGGTGGCATGGGTATTGGCCCAGGACCAGGTGGCCCTGGAATGATCAATATACCACCCAGCATCCTCAATAATCCCAACATACCCAATGAGATTATCCATGCTTTACAGGCTGGGAGACTTGGAAGTACAGTATTTGTTGCAAAT TTGGATTACAAGGTTGGCTGGAAGAAACTGAAGGAAGTGTTCAGCATGGCTGGCGTGGTTGTTCGAGCTGACATACTAGAAGACAAAGATGGCAAAAGTCGTGGGATTGGCACTGTTACTTTTGAACAATCTATTGAAGCTGTTCAGGCTATAT CAATGTTCAACGGGCAGCTGCTTTTTGACAGACCAATGCATGTAAAAATG GATGAGCGAGCCTTTCCAAAGGGAGACTTCTTCCCTCCAGAACGACCCCAGCAGCTTCCTC ATGGGCTTGGTGGTATTGGCATGGGACTAGGACCAGGAGGTCAGCCTATTGATGCAAATCATTTAAACAAAGGCATGGGAATGCCCAACATGGGACCTGGAG gAATGGGAATGGAAGGCATTGGCTTTGGAATGAATAAAATGGGAG GGATGGAAGGTCCTTTTGGTGGCATGGACAACCTGGGTCGCTTTCCATCTGGAATGAATATGGGCAGAATGAGTG AGATGGATCGTGCAATGGGTGGAGGATTTGACAGAGACTTTGGAAGAAATGAGATGGGAATGTCTCGTAGTTTTGGAGACACCCTGGACAGGGGAATAG GTGGAAGTGCCAGCATTCCTGGAATTGAGAGGATGGCACCTGGCATCGATCGTCTGGGTGCGGGAATAGAAAGAATACCTTCTGGGATGGGACATGGGATGGAGAGAGTAGGGTCTGAAATAGATAGAATGGGTCTTGTTTTGGATCGCATGGGTTCTAACGTAGATCGAATGGCCCCAGGAATTGATCGAATGGCCCCTCTGGGCATAGACCACATAGCTTCTAGCATTGACAGAATGGGCCCAACCATTGAGCGAATGGGTTCTGGTATAGAAAGAATGGGTTCTGGAATAGGTTTTGGTATTGATAGAATGGGTACTGCTATTGATCGTGTTAGTACAACTATGGACAGAATGGGATCAGGAGTAGATCGCATGGGTTCTGGCATGGATCGGATGGGTCTAAGTATGGATCGTATGGTACCTGCTGGAATGGGAACCGGAATGGGGCAAGTTATAGATAGAATGCCAACTGGACTAGATCGCATGGGAGCCACTAGTATGGAGAGAATGGGATTGGATCGCATGGGAGCCACTAGTATGGAGAGAATGGGATTGGATCGCATGGGTGCCACTAGTATGGAGAGAATGGGGCCTGCCATGGgccagggaatgggggcaggTATAGATCGGATGGGACTTGCAATGGGAAGCAGTTTTGAAAGAACAATGGACATGGATCGTGGAAACTTCGCAGGCAGTTTTGCAGGCACTCTTGGAGGAACCGGAGGACCTGCAGCTGGGGTGGCCAGAAAAGCCTGCCAGATATTTGTGAGAAAT CTTCCTTTTGATTTCACATGGAAAATGCTGAAGGACAAATTTAATGAGTGTG